From Paraburkholderia flava, a single genomic window includes:
- the dtd gene encoding D-aminoacyl-tRNA deacylase has translation MIALIQRVARADVRVGERVTGAIGAGLLALICAERGDTDAAADRLLAKLLGYRVFSDAAGKMNLPVQNIDGAGTAGGLLLVSQFTLAADTNSGLRPSFTPAAAPDEGRRLFDYFVSAARTKHPIVETGEFGADMQVSLVNDGPVTFWLQTHA, from the coding sequence ATGATCGCGTTGATCCAGCGGGTCGCGCGCGCGGACGTGCGCGTCGGCGAGCGTGTGACGGGGGCAATCGGTGCCGGTCTGCTCGCGCTGATCTGCGCGGAGCGCGGCGATACCGACGCGGCCGCCGACCGGCTGCTCGCCAAACTGCTCGGCTACCGCGTGTTCAGCGATGCCGCCGGCAAGATGAACCTGCCGGTGCAGAACATCGATGGCGCGGGGACCGCAGGCGGCCTGCTGCTGGTGTCGCAGTTCACGCTGGCCGCGGACACGAACAGCGGCCTGCGCCCGAGCTTCACGCCGGCAGCCGCACCCGACGAAGGGCGTCGATTGTTCGACTACTTCGTCTCGGCTGCGCGAACGAAGCATCCGATCGTCGAGACCGGCGAGTTCGGCGCGGACATGCAGGTGTCGCTCGTCAACGACGGTCCGGTCACGTTCTGGCTGCAGACGCACGCCTGA
- the tyrS gene encoding tyrosine--tRNA ligase: MSTESNSTPTPTPAFPITDEVRHALAVTKRGVDELLIEDEFAQKLARSAATGKPLRIKLGLDPTAPDIHIGHTVVLNKMRQLQDLGHTVIFLIGDFTSLIGDPSGRNATRPPLTREQIESNAKTYFDQAALVLDREKTEIRYNSEWSMPLGADGMIKLASRYTVARILEREDFTKRFQGGVPISIHELLYPLMQGYDSVALNADLELGGTDQKFNLLVGRELQKQYGQEQQCILTMPLLEGLDGVEKMSKSKHNYIGISEKPNDMFGKLMSISDVLMWRYFELLSFRPMDEIGGFKKEIEAGRNPRDFKVLLAQEIVTRFHSQPDAERALEDFNHRAKGGVPDDIPSVTLAGAPLAIGQLLKQANLVPSTSEALRNIEQGGVKIDGTTVSDKALKVEAGEYVVQVGKRRFARVTLSA, encoded by the coding sequence ATGAGCACCGAGTCCAATTCCACGCCCACGCCCACTCCCGCGTTCCCGATCACCGACGAAGTCCGTCACGCGCTCGCCGTGACGAAGCGCGGCGTCGACGAACTGCTGATCGAAGACGAATTCGCGCAGAAGCTCGCGAGGAGCGCGGCGACGGGCAAGCCGCTGCGTATCAAGCTCGGCCTCGATCCGACCGCGCCCGACATCCACATCGGCCACACGGTCGTGCTGAACAAGATGCGTCAGCTGCAGGATCTCGGTCACACGGTGATTTTCCTGATCGGCGATTTCACGTCGCTGATCGGCGATCCGTCGGGCCGTAACGCGACGCGTCCACCGCTCACGCGCGAGCAGATCGAATCGAACGCGAAGACCTATTTCGATCAGGCCGCGCTCGTGCTCGATCGCGAGAAGACTGAGATCCGCTACAACAGCGAATGGTCGATGCCACTCGGCGCTGACGGCATGATCAAGCTCGCGTCGCGTTACACGGTCGCGCGAATTCTCGAGCGCGAAGATTTCACGAAGCGTTTTCAGGGCGGCGTGCCGATCTCGATCCACGAGCTGCTCTATCCGCTGATGCAGGGCTACGACTCGGTCGCGCTGAACGCCGATCTCGAACTCGGCGGCACGGACCAGAAATTCAATCTGCTGGTGGGCCGTGAACTGCAGAAGCAGTACGGCCAGGAGCAGCAGTGCATCCTGACGATGCCGCTGCTCGAAGGGCTCGACGGCGTCGAGAAGATGTCGAAGTCGAAGCACAACTACATCGGTATCAGCGAAAAGCCGAACGACATGTTCGGCAAGCTGATGAGCATCTCCGACGTGTTGATGTGGCGTTACTTCGAGCTGCTGTCGTTCCGTCCGATGGACGAGATCGGCGGCTTCAAAAAGGAAATCGAAGCCGGCCGCAATCCGCGCGATTTCAAGGTGCTGCTCGCGCAGGAAATCGTCACGCGCTTCCATTCGCAGCCCGATGCTGAGCGCGCGCTCGAAGACTTCAATCATCGCGCGAAGGGTGGTGTGCCCGACGACATTCCGTCGGTGACGTTGGCCGGCGCGCCGCTCGCGATCGGTCAATTGCTGAAGCAGGCCAACCTCGTGCCGTCGACGAGCGAAGCGTTGCGCAACATCGAGCAGGGCGGCGTGAAGATCGACGGTACGACGGTGTCCGACAAGGCGCTGAAGGTCGAAGCCGGCGAGTACGTCGTGCAGGTCGGCAAGCGCCGCTTCGCACGCGTCACACTGAGCGCATGA
- a CDS encoding histidine phosphatase family protein — MSTQILFIRHGETEWNRIKRIQGHIDIPLAASGVEQAQRLAQRLAREVREGARLDAIYSSDLQRAQQTAQPIATALRLSLQLSEGLRERSYGAFQGHDSDEIAVRFPDEYAQWQTRDPGFAPPEGESQRGFYHRVLHALEPIVAAHPNGRIACVAHGGVLDCVYRFAHDRPLDAPRNYPLLNTSVNIVEMKDGRATVLSWGDVAHLDGASDDDNLHKTPSRIPEPGR, encoded by the coding sequence ATGTCCACGCAGATTCTCTTCATCCGGCACGGCGAAACCGAATGGAATCGCATCAAGCGCATCCAGGGGCACATCGACATTCCGCTCGCTGCGAGCGGCGTCGAGCAGGCGCAGCGTCTCGCGCAACGGCTCGCGCGCGAGGTGCGTGAAGGTGCGCGGCTCGACGCGATCTATTCGAGCGATCTGCAGCGCGCGCAGCAAACCGCACAGCCGATTGCGACCGCGCTTAGGCTTTCGTTGCAGTTGAGCGAAGGGCTTCGCGAACGCTCGTATGGCGCGTTCCAGGGCCACGACAGCGACGAGATTGCCGTCCGCTTTCCGGACGAATACGCGCAGTGGCAAACGCGCGATCCGGGCTTTGCGCCGCCCGAAGGCGAATCGCAGCGCGGGTTCTATCATCGCGTGCTGCATGCGCTGGAACCGATCGTCGCCGCGCATCCGAACGGACGAATCGCGTGTGTCGCGCACGGCGGCGTGCTGGATTGTGTGTACCGGTTCGCGCACGATCGGCCGCTCGATGCGCCGCGTAATTACCCGTTGCTGAACACGAGCGTCAATATCGTCGAGATGAAAGACGGTCGCGCGACGGTGCTGTCGTGGGGAGACGTCGCGCATCTGGACGGCGCCAGCGATGACGACAACCTACACAAGACCCCGTCGCGTATTCCGGAACCGGGACGCTAA
- the ruvB gene encoding Holliday junction branch migration DNA helicase RuvB, which translates to MIETDKLAAERVIAATPVSPNEEAFERALRPKQLDEYVGQEKIRGQLEIFIEAARRRSESLDHVLLFGPPGLGKTTLAHIIAREMGVNLRQTSGPVLERAGDLAALLTNLEANDVLFIDEIHRLSPVVEEILYPALEDYQIDIMIGEGPAARSVKLDLQPFTLVGATTRAGMLTNPLRDRFGIVARLEFYNAEELSRIVSRSASLLNAQIHPDGAFEIAKRARGTPRIANRLLRRVRDYAEVKADGNITAKVADAALAMLDVDPVGFDLMDRKLLEAILHKFDGGPVGVDNLAAAIGEERDTIEDVLEPYLIQQGYLQRTPRGRVATLLTYRHFGLAAPDASTPLPGIWESGES; encoded by the coding sequence ATGATTGAAACCGACAAACTCGCCGCTGAACGCGTCATCGCCGCCACGCCTGTGTCGCCGAATGAAGAGGCGTTCGAGCGCGCGTTGCGCCCGAAGCAGCTCGACGAGTACGTCGGGCAGGAGAAGATTCGCGGCCAGCTCGAAATCTTTATCGAAGCGGCACGCCGCCGCTCCGAATCGCTCGACCACGTGCTGCTGTTCGGCCCCCCTGGGCTCGGTAAAACCACACTCGCGCACATCATCGCGCGCGAAATGGGCGTGAACCTGCGGCAGACGTCGGGGCCCGTGCTCGAACGCGCTGGCGACCTTGCCGCGCTGCTGACCAATCTCGAAGCGAACGACGTGCTGTTCATCGACGAAATCCACCGGCTCTCGCCGGTCGTCGAGGAAATCCTGTACCCCGCGCTCGAGGACTACCAGATCGACATCATGATCGGCGAGGGTCCGGCTGCGCGCAGCGTGAAGCTGGACTTGCAGCCATTCACGCTGGTCGGCGCGACCACGCGCGCCGGCATGCTGACCAATCCGCTGCGTGACCGCTTCGGTATCGTCGCGCGGCTGGAGTTCTACAACGCCGAGGAACTCTCGCGCATCGTCAGCCGCTCTGCGTCGCTGCTCAATGCGCAGATTCATCCGGACGGTGCGTTCGAAATCGCGAAGCGCGCTCGCGGTACGCCGCGTATCGCGAACCGTCTGCTGCGTCGCGTGCGCGATTACGCCGAGGTGAAAGCCGACGGCAACATCACCGCGAAGGTTGCCGACGCGGCGCTCGCGATGCTCGACGTCGATCCGGTCGGCTTCGACCTGATGGACCGCAAGCTGCTCGAAGCGATCCTGCACAAGTTCGACGGCGGCCCGGTCGGCGTCGACAATCTGGCTGCGGCGATCGGTGAAGAACGCGACACGATCGAAGACGTGCTCGAACCGTATCTGATCCAGCAGGGCTATTTGCAACGCACACCGCGTGGCCGCGTCGCCACGCTGCTGACGTACCGGCACTTCGGCCTTGCCGCGCCGGATGCGTCGACGCCGTTGCCCGGCATCTGGGAATCCGGCGAATCCTGA
- a CDS encoding Fis family transcriptional regulator, protein MSKHNIEQCVRDSLDMYFQDLDGSNPHDVYDMVIACVEKPMLEVVLQQAGGNQSLAAEYLGINRNTLRKKLQQHGLL, encoded by the coding sequence ATGAGCAAGCACAACATCGAACAATGTGTCCGCGACAGCCTGGATATGTACTTCCAGGATCTCGACGGCTCCAACCCGCACGACGTATACGACATGGTGATCGCGTGCGTCGAAAAACCGATGCTCGAGGTGGTGCTCCAGCAGGCAGGCGGCAATCAGTCGCTCGCAGCCGAATATCTCGGCATCAACCGCAATACGCTGCGCAAGAAGCTGCAACAGCACGGTCTGCTGTAG
- the purH gene encoding bifunctional phosphoribosylaminoimidazolecarboxamide formyltransferase/IMP cyclohydrolase: MIKQALISVSDKSGIVDFAKALSGLGVKILSTGGTAKLLADAGLAVTEVADYTGFPEMLDGRVKTLHPKVHGGILARRDLPEHMAALEKHDIPTIDLLVVNLYPFVQTVSKEECSLEDAIENIDIGGPTMLRSAAKNHRDVTVVVDPADYAVVLDEMRANANAVGYTTNFRLATKVFAHTAQYDGAITNYLTSLTDELQHKSRNAYPATLNLAFSKVQDLRYGENPHQGAAFYRDLAAPAGALADYRQLQGKELSYNNIADSDAAWECVKTFDVPACVIVKHANPCGVAVGNDAHDAYSKAFQTDPTSAFGGIIAFNREVDETAAQAVAKQFVEVLIAPSFSEAARQVFAAKQNVRLLEIALGEGHNAFDLKRVGGGLLVQSLDSRNVQPHELRVATKRHPTPKEMDDLLFAWRVAKYVKSNAIVFCGNGMTLGVGAGQMSRVDSARIASIKAQNAGLSLNGSAVASDAFFPFRDGLDVVVAAGATCVIQPGGSMRDDEVIAAADEHNIAMVVTGVRHFRH; the protein is encoded by the coding sequence ATGATCAAGCAAGCCCTCATCTCCGTTTCCGATAAATCCGGCATCGTCGATTTCGCGAAGGCGCTGTCCGGCCTCGGCGTGAAGATCCTGTCGACGGGCGGCACCGCTAAACTGCTGGCCGACGCCGGCCTCGCGGTCACGGAAGTGGCCGACTACACCGGCTTTCCCGAGATGCTCGACGGCCGCGTGAAGACGCTGCATCCGAAAGTGCACGGCGGGATTCTCGCGCGCCGCGATCTGCCGGAGCACATGGCCGCGCTCGAAAAGCACGACATCCCGACGATCGATCTGCTCGTCGTGAATCTGTATCCGTTCGTGCAGACGGTGTCGAAGGAAGAGTGCTCGCTTGAAGACGCGATCGAGAACATCGACATCGGCGGCCCGACGATGCTGCGCTCGGCCGCGAAGAATCACCGCGACGTGACCGTCGTGGTCGACCCGGCCGACTACGCGGTCGTGCTCGACGAAATGCGCGCGAACGCGAACGCGGTCGGCTACACGACCAACTTCCGTCTCGCCACCAAGGTGTTCGCGCACACCGCGCAGTACGACGGCGCGATCACGAACTATCTGACGAGCCTCACCGACGAACTGCAGCACAAGTCGCGCAACGCGTACCCGGCGACGCTGAACCTCGCGTTCTCGAAGGTGCAGGATCTGCGCTACGGCGAGAACCCGCATCAGGGCGCGGCGTTCTATCGCGATCTCGCGGCCCCGGCCGGCGCGCTCGCGGACTACCGTCAGTTGCAGGGCAAGGAACTGTCGTACAACAACATCGCCGATTCCGACGCAGCGTGGGAATGCGTGAAGACGTTCGACGTGCCCGCGTGCGTGATCGTCAAGCATGCGAACCCGTGCGGCGTCGCGGTCGGCAACGATGCACACGACGCGTATTCGAAGGCGTTCCAGACCGATCCGACCTCGGCGTTCGGCGGCATCATCGCGTTCAATCGCGAAGTCGACGAAACGGCGGCGCAAGCGGTCGCGAAGCAGTTCGTCGAAGTGCTGATCGCACCGTCGTTCAGCGAAGCGGCGCGGCAAGTGTTCGCCGCGAAGCAGAACGTGCGTCTGCTTGAAATCGCACTGGGCGAAGGCCATAACGCATTCGACCTGAAGCGCGTGGGCGGCGGCCTGCTCGTGCAGTCGCTCGATTCGCGCAACGTGCAGCCGCACGAACTGCGTGTCGCGACGAAGCGTCATCCCACGCCGAAGGAAATGGACGATCTGCTGTTTGCGTGGCGCGTCGCGAAGTACGTGAAGTCGAATGCGATCGTGTTCTGCGGCAACGGCATGACGCTCGGCGTCGGTGCGGGCCAGATGAGCCGTGTGGACTCCGCGCGGATCGCAAGCATCAAGGCGCAGAACGCGGGCTTGTCGCTGAACGGTTCGGCGGTAGCGTCGGATGCGTTCTTCCCGTTCCGCGACGGTCTCGACGTCGTTGTTGCTGCGGGCGCGACGTGCGTGATCCAGCCGGGCGGCTCGATGCGCGACGACGAAGTGATCGCTGCCGCCGACGAGCACAATATCGCGATGGTGGTCACCGGCGTGCGTCACTTCCGCCACTGA
- the ruvC gene encoding crossover junction endodeoxyribonuclease RuvC produces MRILGIDPGLRVTGFGVIDQSGHQLTYVASGVIKTADADLPSRLGTIFEGISTLIRQHAPDQSAIEKVFVNVNPQSTLLLGQARGAAICGLVAGGVPVAEYTALQLKQAVVGYGRATKEQMQHMVVRLLNLSGLPGTDAADALGMAICHAHGGGTLSTLGGIAPSLARKGLRVRRGRLIG; encoded by the coding sequence ATGAGAATTCTCGGCATCGACCCAGGCTTGCGCGTGACCGGCTTCGGCGTGATCGACCAGTCCGGTCATCAGCTCACATACGTAGCGAGCGGCGTGATCAAGACTGCGGATGCCGACCTGCCGTCGCGGCTCGGCACGATCTTCGAAGGGATCTCCACGCTGATCCGTCAGCACGCGCCCGATCAGTCCGCGATCGAAAAAGTGTTCGTGAACGTCAATCCGCAGTCGACGCTGCTGCTCGGTCAGGCGCGTGGTGCAGCGATCTGCGGGCTGGTGGCGGGCGGCGTGCCGGTGGCCGAATACACCGCGCTGCAACTCAAGCAAGCGGTTGTCGGCTACGGCCGCGCGACGAAGGAACAGATGCAGCACATGGTCGTGCGTCTGCTTAACCTGTCGGGTCTGCCGGGCACCGATGCCGCCGACGCGCTCGGCATGGCGATCTGTCATGCGCACGGCGGCGGCACGCTCAGCACGCTCGGCGGCATTGCGCCATCGCTTGCCCGCAAGGGCTTGCGCGTGCGACGCGGACGCCTGATCGGCTGA
- a CDS encoding UbiH/UbiF/VisC/COQ6 family ubiquinone biosynthesis hydroxylase yields the protein MSEALPTGTTEAPFDYDVTIVGAGPVGLALAGWLARRSGTQSLSIALIDAREPGHALGDPRAIAVSQGSRMILEPLRWPADATSIHRIHVSQRGHFGRTLIDRSEHDLPALGYVLRYGSIVGALADAVRPTAVHWLTSTSALAPVQENDGVTLPVETSGAVRTLRTRVLVNAEGGLFQDQVRRSDDNGSSRDYGQTALVGTVTVSAPQPHVAWERFTSQGPIALLPVGGARDADFALVWCCSPDEAARRTQLPDDALRQELGVAFGDRMGRFTRIVGRASFPLGLNAADTLVNGRIAAIGNAAQTLHPVAGQGLNLGLRDAHALADALSQHGATPLALAGFAQRRALDRRMTIRATDTLARLFTVDFPPLGVLRGLALAALEFAPPVKTALARQMMFGQRR from the coding sequence ATGAGTGAAGCATTGCCCACCGGTACAACCGAAGCCCCGTTCGACTACGACGTGACGATCGTCGGCGCGGGGCCGGTCGGCCTCGCGCTCGCGGGCTGGCTCGCGCGGCGCAGCGGCACACAGTCGCTGTCGATCGCGCTGATCGATGCACGCGAGCCGGGACACGCGCTCGGCGATCCACGCGCGATCGCGGTGTCGCAAGGCAGCCGGATGATTCTCGAACCGCTGCGCTGGCCCGCTGATGCAACCTCGATTCACCGGATCCACGTGTCACAGCGCGGACACTTCGGCCGCACGCTGATCGACCGCAGCGAACACGATCTGCCCGCGCTCGGCTACGTGCTGCGCTACGGCTCGATCGTCGGCGCACTCGCGGATGCGGTGCGCCCGACTGCCGTGCACTGGCTCACGTCGACGTCGGCGCTCGCGCCGGTGCAGGAAAACGATGGCGTCACGCTGCCGGTGGAAACATCGGGCGCGGTGCGCACGTTGCGCACGCGCGTGCTGGTGAATGCCGAGGGCGGCCTGTTCCAGGATCAGGTGCGTCGAAGCGATGACAACGGCAGCTCGCGCGACTACGGACAGACCGCGCTCGTCGGCACCGTCACCGTGTCGGCGCCGCAACCGCATGTGGCGTGGGAACGCTTCACGTCGCAGGGGCCGATTGCATTGCTGCCGGTAGGTGGCGCACGTGATGCGGATTTCGCGCTCGTCTGGTGCTGTTCGCCAGATGAAGCCGCGCGACGCACGCAACTGCCCGACGATGCGCTGCGGCAAGAACTCGGCGTTGCGTTCGGCGATCGCATGGGACGGTTCACGCGGATCGTCGGCCGCGCGTCGTTTCCGCTTGGACTCAATGCGGCGGACACGCTCGTCAACGGACGCATCGCCGCGATCGGCAATGCGGCGCAGACGCTGCATCCGGTGGCAGGCCAGGGTCTGAACCTCGGGCTGCGCGACGCGCACGCGCTCGCCGATGCGTTGTCGCAGCACGGCGCGACCCCGCTCGCGCTCGCCGGCTTCGCGCAGCGTCGCGCACTCGACCGTCGCATGACGATTCGCGCAACCGACACACTCGCCCGCCTCTTCACGGTCGACTTCCCGCCGCTCGGCGTGCTGCGCGGCCTCGCGCTGGCCGCGCTCGAATTCGCGCCGCCGGTCAAAACCGCGCTCGCCCGCCAGATGATGTTCGGGCAACGGCGCTGA
- a CDS encoding oxygenase MpaB family protein — protein sequence MSGHDQRIRLGALFAQRVRTSIVDGITHLTVGSGPVLDLSSPPGDPGLFGPDAICWQVHGDFTSMMVGGIGALLLQALHPLALAGVWDHSTFRTDILGRLRRTATFITGTTYGNRRDALALIERVKKIHLGVTGTAPDGRAYRASDPALLTWVHVAEVSSFLAAHLRYVNPSLSVQAQDRYFAETAHIAELLGATDVPHSGAEIEAYLLKMQPELEVGPRTHEVVRILMNARAPSPAMRPAGTLMLNAGVDLLPDWAQRMFGFDRLAAVRRTFARPGVKLVAPVMRWALVNSAAKRARRRAADSTTG from the coding sequence ATGTCCGGTCATGACCAACGCATTCGTTTAGGCGCGCTGTTCGCGCAGCGCGTGCGCACATCGATCGTCGACGGCATCACGCATCTCACTGTCGGTAGCGGTCCGGTCCTCGATCTTTCGTCGCCGCCCGGCGATCCCGGCCTGTTTGGGCCCGACGCGATCTGCTGGCAGGTGCACGGCGATTTCACATCGATGATGGTGGGCGGCATCGGCGCGTTGCTGCTGCAGGCGCTGCATCCGCTTGCGCTTGCCGGCGTCTGGGATCACTCGACGTTTCGCACCGACATCCTCGGTCGCCTGCGTCGCACCGCGACGTTCATCACCGGCACGACGTACGGCAATCGCCGCGACGCGCTTGCGCTGATCGAACGGGTCAAGAAGATTCACCTCGGCGTGACAGGCACCGCGCCCGACGGCCGCGCGTATCGTGCGAGCGATCCGGCGTTGCTCACGTGGGTGCATGTCGCGGAGGTGTCGAGTTTTCTGGCCGCGCATCTGCGCTACGTGAACCCGTCGCTGTCAGTGCAGGCTCAGGACCGTTATTTCGCGGAAACCGCTCACATCGCCGAACTGCTCGGTGCAACCGACGTGCCGCACTCGGGCGCTGAGATCGAAGCGTATCTGCTGAAGATGCAGCCGGAACTCGAAGTCGGGCCGCGTACCCATGAAGTCGTGCGGATTCTGATGAACGCGCGCGCACCGAGCCCCGCGATGCGGCCGGCCGGTACGCTGATGTTGAATGCGGGTGTCGATCTGTTGCCCGACTGGGCGCAAAGGATGTTCGGTTTCGACCGGCTCGCTGCTGTGAGGCGCACGTTCGCGCGGCCTGGCGTGAAGCTCGTTGCGCCGGTGATGCGCTGGGCGCTCGTCAACAGTGCGGCGAAGCGGGCGCGTCGACGTGCCGCCGATTCAACGACCGGTTAG
- the dusB gene encoding tRNA dihydrouridine synthase DusB, translating to MLTLGSHNLRNNLFVAPMAGVTDRPFRQLCKRLGAGYAVSEMVASNAQLWKSEKTMRRANHVGEVEPIAVQIAGADPAMMAEAARYNVSNGAQIIDINMGCPAKKVCNVAAGSALLQNEPLVQRIVEAVVGAVGVGPDAVPVTLKIRTGWDRDNRNALKIARIAEEAGISMLTVHGRTRADLYRGEAEYDTIAAVKAAARIPVVANGDIATPQRAREVLAATGADAIMIGRAAQGRPWLFREIAHFLDTGELMEAPRVDEIQRIMNEHLEDHYAFYGEFTGVRTARKHIGWYTRGLSGAGVFRHRMNTLDTTREQLLAVNEFFDAQKALSDRLVYVEDETSEAAGDLATSETCTNGEPDHTDRLAA from the coding sequence ATGCTGACTCTCGGCTCCCACAATCTGCGTAACAACCTGTTCGTCGCCCCGATGGCCGGCGTGACGGACCGGCCGTTCCGTCAGCTGTGCAAGCGGCTCGGCGCGGGGTACGCGGTGTCCGAGATGGTCGCGTCGAACGCGCAGCTGTGGAAGAGCGAGAAGACGATGCGCCGCGCGAACCACGTGGGCGAGGTCGAACCGATCGCGGTGCAGATCGCCGGCGCCGATCCGGCGATGATGGCCGAGGCCGCGCGCTACAACGTCTCGAACGGCGCGCAGATCATCGACATCAACATGGGCTGCCCGGCGAAGAAGGTGTGTAACGTCGCCGCGGGCTCCGCGCTGCTGCAGAACGAACCGCTCGTGCAGCGTATCGTCGAGGCAGTGGTCGGCGCGGTGGGCGTCGGCCCCGACGCGGTGCCGGTCACGCTGAAAATCCGCACCGGCTGGGACCGCGACAACCGCAACGCACTGAAAATCGCGCGCATCGCCGAGGAAGCCGGCATCTCGATGCTCACCGTGCACGGCCGCACGCGCGCGGACCTCTATCGGGGCGAAGCCGAGTACGACACGATCGCCGCAGTCAAAGCCGCAGCGCGCATTCCGGTCGTCGCGAACGGCGACATCGCCACGCCGCAGCGGGCGCGCGAAGTACTCGCCGCGACCGGCGCCGACGCGATCATGATCGGCCGCGCCGCGCAGGGACGTCCCTGGCTGTTCCGCGAAATCGCGCATTTCCTCGACACGGGCGAGCTGATGGAAGCGCCGCGCGTCGATGAAATCCAGCGGATCATGAACGAGCATCTGGAAGATCATTACGCGTTCTACGGTGAATTTACCGGCGTGCGTACTGCGCGCAAGCACATCGGCTGGTACACTCGCGGCCTTTCCGGCGCCGGCGTGTTCCGCCACCGCATGAATACGCTGGACACGACGCGCGAACAACTGCTCGCCGTCAACGAGTTCTTCGATGCACAAAAGGCGCTGTCAGACCGCCTCGTGTACGTGGAAGACGAAACCAGCGAAGCCGCCGGCGATCTCGCCACGAGCGAAACCTGCACGAACGGCGAGCCGGACCATACCGACCGACTAGCAGCATGA
- the ruvA gene encoding Holliday junction branch migration protein RuvA: MIGRIAGVLLEKNPPHLLVDCNGVGYEIDVPMSTFYNLPSTGERVVLLTQLIVREDAHLLYGFGTAQERMTFRELLKISGIGARMALAVLSGMSVHELSQTVTLQDAARLTRVPGIGKKTAERLLLELKGKLGADLGAMASAASASDHASDILNALLALGYSEKEALAAIKNVPAGTGVSEGIKLALKALSKA, encoded by the coding sequence ATGATCGGTCGCATTGCCGGCGTCCTGCTGGAAAAAAATCCGCCGCACCTGCTGGTCGACTGCAACGGCGTCGGCTACGAAATCGACGTGCCGATGAGCACGTTCTACAACCTGCCCTCCACCGGCGAACGCGTCGTGCTGCTCACGCAGTTGATTGTGCGCGAGGACGCGCATCTGCTGTACGGGTTCGGCACCGCGCAGGAACGGATGACGTTCCGCGAGCTGCTGAAGATCAGCGGCATCGGTGCGCGGATGGCGCTGGCGGTGCTGTCGGGAATGAGCGTGCACGAGCTGTCGCAAACCGTCACGCTGCAGGACGCGGCGCGCCTGACGCGCGTGCCGGGCATCGGCAAGAAAACCGCCGAGCGTCTGCTGCTGGAACTGAAGGGCAAGCTCGGTGCGGATCTCGGCGCGATGGCGAGCGCAGCGTCCGCCTCCGATCACGCGAGCGATATCCTGAACGCACTGCTGGCATTGGGTTACTCCGAAAAAGAAGCGCTGGCCGCGATCAAGAACGTGCCGGCCGGCACGGGGGTGTCCGAAGGGATCAAGCTCGCGCTGAAGGCTTTGTCGAAAGCCTGA